The genomic segment TTCGCCTCTTCGTCCAACTCGATGAAATCGTTCCATTCGTCGTCAATCCACTCTTCCATTTCGTGCGGCGTGTCCCACGAGTAGACGTACGCAAAGAATTCCTCGCGCTCGCGGATGAACCATCCATTGGACTCAGCCTCCGCCATCGAGCGATTCGCGGCGGTGTCGTCTGCGATGCCGACTTCGAAATCGTTCACTCTGCCCGTGAGCTTGCTCTCACGCGCGGACGCCACTTCCACCTCCCAGCGACTCAGCAACGGGCGCAAGTCAATCAAGATGCCGTTTGGAATCAATACGCGCCGAATTTCACTCAGGGCATGGACCATGCCCTCATGCGTGATACATCAAAGCGACCATGCGAGTATGGCAATGTCGAACGTCTCTTTTGAAAAGGGGAGACGCTCCGCTTCGGAATGGACGAAATGGATCTTGTGTTTTCGGTCGTGAGGCGCATCAATCGAAGCGACGCGCAACGCGTCATGGTCAGAGTCCAGCCCGATGGTTAGGGAGGAAGCATGGGTGTACTGCCACGTCAACCGCCCATCGCCGC from the Candidatus Defluviilinea gracilis genome contains:
- a CDS encoding class I SAM-dependent methyltransferase, which gives rise to MTIQKDVEGNEKKYLHEFADFSHKRVLEIGCGDGRLTWQYTHASSLTIGLDSDHDALRVASIDAPHDRKHKIHFVHSEAERLPFSKETFDIAILAWSL